In Streptomyces sp. NBC_01717, one DNA window encodes the following:
- the trhA gene encoding PAQR family membrane homeostasis protein TrhA: MTAAAAPEPAEAEPEVEPAGLDPAEVALPFPVKPHLRGWLHAGMFPAVLIAGIVLIALTDSTRGRIACGIYIVTACLLFGVSAVYHRGTWGPRGEAVLRRLDHANIFLIIAGTYTPLTLLLLPESTGRPLLWAVWAAAVAGIAFRVFWVGAPRWLYTPCYIAMGWAAVFFLPDFMRTGGIAVLVLVIVGGLLYSAGGVIYGIKRPNPSPRWFGFHEVFHSLTLAAFVVHYVGISLVAYNHS, encoded by the coding sequence ATGACTGCTGCCGCCGCGCCCGAACCAGCCGAGGCCGAACCCGAGGTCGAACCAGCCGGGCTCGACCCGGCCGAGGTGGCGCTGCCGTTCCCGGTGAAGCCACACCTGCGCGGCTGGCTGCACGCCGGAATGTTCCCCGCGGTACTGATCGCGGGAATCGTGCTGATCGCACTCACGGACAGCACCCGCGGCCGGATCGCCTGCGGCATCTACATCGTGACCGCATGCCTGCTCTTCGGAGTGAGCGCGGTCTACCACCGCGGCACGTGGGGACCGCGCGGCGAGGCGGTGCTGCGCCGGCTCGACCACGCCAACATCTTCCTCATCATCGCGGGCACCTACACCCCACTGACCCTGCTGCTGCTCCCGGAGTCGACCGGGCGGCCACTGCTGTGGGCGGTCTGGGCGGCGGCCGTGGCCGGCATCGCCTTCCGGGTGTTCTGGGTCGGCGCCCCCCGCTGGCTCTACACACCCTGCTACATAGCGATGGGGTGGGCAGCGGTCTTCTTCCTGCCCGACTTCATGCGCACCGGCGGGATCGCGGTGCTCGTCCTGGTGATCGTCGGCGGGCTGCTCTACAGCGCCGGCGGCGTCATCTACGGCATCAAACGGCCCAACCCGTCACCCCGATGGTTCGGCTTCCACGAGGTCTTCCACTCGCTGACCCTGGCGGCGTTCGTCGTGCACTACGTCGGCATCTCGCTGGTGGCGTACAACCACAGCTGA
- a CDS encoding TetR/AcrR family transcriptional regulator — MAATPRTSPPTSAEAQPRPGLRERKKLKTRMAIRRSTYQLITEQGYDATTIEQIAEAAEVSPSTVFRYFATKEDIVLTDEYDPLMEAAIRNRPADEPPLQSLRFVVTETLSALLATEEEELRRRTRLMVEVPAIRARMSGTMSDTAKVLARVLADRSGRSADDLEVRVFVTAVLGALREVTLYWGEHGQEGDLITMVNQALDTLEGGLTL; from the coding sequence ATGGCCGCCACCCCCCGTACCTCGCCGCCCACCTCCGCCGAGGCGCAGCCCCGGCCGGGGCTGCGCGAACGGAAGAAGCTCAAGACCAGGATGGCGATCCGGCGCTCGACGTACCAGCTGATCACCGAACAGGGGTACGACGCGACCACGATCGAGCAGATCGCGGAAGCGGCCGAGGTGTCACCGAGCACCGTCTTCCGGTACTTCGCGACCAAGGAGGACATCGTCCTCACCGACGAGTACGACCCCCTCATGGAAGCGGCGATACGCAACCGCCCCGCGGACGAACCGCCGCTGCAGTCACTGCGATTCGTCGTGACGGAGACGCTGTCGGCGCTCCTCGCCACCGAGGAGGAGGAACTTCGCCGGCGCACCCGGCTGATGGTGGAGGTCCCCGCGATCCGCGCGCGGATGTCGGGGACCATGTCGGACACGGCAAAGGTACTGGCCCGGGTACTCGCCGACCGCAGCGGCCGCAGCGCCGACGACCTCGAGGTCCGGGTGTTCGTCACGGCGGTGCTGGGGGCACTGCGCGAGGTGACGCTGTACTGGGGCGAGCACGGTCAGGAAGGTGACCTGATCACGATGGTCAACCAGGCCCTGGACACGCTCGAGGGCGGCCTGACGCTCTGA
- a CDS encoding thioredoxin domain-containing protein encodes MANRLAHATSPYLLQHADNPVEWWQWEPAAFEQARRRDVPVFLSVGYSACHWCHVLAHESFEDEATAAYMNEHFVNVKVDREERPDVDAVYMEAVQAATGQGGWPMSVFMTPSGEPFYFGTYFPPEPRHGMPSFRQVLEGVNSAWTSRRGEVGEVAERITGDLAGRQLDHGGDGLPGEGELAQALLTISRDYDPASGWLGGRDTKFPPSMVIEFLLRHHVRTESGGALEMAEGICEAMSRSSLFDQLGGGFHRYVLRQRPDGALVPHFEKMLYDNALLCRVYAHLWRATGSELARRVALETADFMVRELRTAEGGFASALDADSEDSGGKHVEGAYYVWTPAQLREVLGEEDAAFGSEYFGVTEEGTFEEGASVLQLPRTEVAVDADRAADVRARLLAAREERAHPGRDDKVVAAWNGLAIAALAETGAYFDRPDLIERATEAADLLVRVHMGDVARLARTSKDGRTGDNAGVLEDYGDVAEGFLALAAVTGEGVWLEFAGFLLDIVLQHFTGEGGQLYDTADDAEQLIRRPQDPTDSATPAGWTAAAGALLSYAAHTGSEAHRTAAEGALGVVKALGPRVPRFIGWGLAVAEALLDGPREVAVTGPVGGELHRTALLGRAPGAVVAAGATGGTEFPLLMDRPMVDGAPTAYVCRHFVCDAPTTDAQELARKLGG; translated from the coding sequence ATGGCCAACCGACTTGCGCACGCGACGTCCCCGTACCTCCTTCAGCACGCGGACAATCCCGTTGAATGGTGGCAATGGGAGCCCGCCGCTTTCGAGCAAGCTCGTCGGCGCGACGTGCCGGTTTTCCTGAGCGTGGGATACAGCGCGTGTCATTGGTGTCATGTACTCGCTCACGAGAGCTTCGAGGACGAAGCGACGGCGGCCTACATGAACGAGCACTTCGTCAACGTCAAGGTGGACCGCGAGGAGCGTCCGGACGTCGATGCCGTCTATATGGAGGCGGTGCAGGCGGCGACCGGGCAGGGCGGTTGGCCCATGTCCGTCTTCATGACCCCGAGCGGGGAGCCGTTCTACTTCGGTACGTACTTCCCACCCGAGCCTCGGCACGGGATGCCGTCCTTCCGGCAGGTGCTCGAAGGTGTCAACAGCGCCTGGACGAGCCGACGCGGCGAGGTGGGGGAGGTCGCGGAGCGCATCACCGGCGATCTGGCGGGGCGGCAGCTGGATCACGGAGGGGACGGGCTTCCCGGTGAAGGCGAGCTTGCTCAAGCGCTGCTGACGATCAGCCGGGATTATGACCCGGCGAGCGGGTGGCTCGGTGGCCGTGACACCAAGTTCCCACCGAGCATGGTGATCGAGTTCCTGCTGCGGCACCACGTCCGGACGGAGTCCGGGGGGGCGCTGGAGATGGCCGAGGGCATCTGCGAAGCCATGTCGCGCTCGAGCCTCTTCGACCAGTTGGGCGGGGGCTTCCACCGGTACGTGCTCCGGCAGCGTCCAGATGGTGCATTGGTGCCGCACTTCGAAAAGATGCTGTACGACAACGCGCTGCTCTGCCGGGTGTACGCCCATCTGTGGCGGGCTACGGGGTCCGAGCTGGCCCGCCGGGTCGCGCTGGAGACCGCCGACTTCATGGTGCGGGAACTGCGTACCGCGGAGGGCGGGTTCGCCTCCGCGCTCGACGCGGACAGCGAGGACAGCGGCGGCAAGCACGTCGAGGGCGCGTACTACGTGTGGACGCCCGCCCAGCTGCGCGAGGTGCTGGGTGAGGAGGACGCCGCGTTCGGCTCCGAGTACTTCGGGGTGACGGAGGAGGGCACCTTCGAGGAGGGCGCCTCCGTGCTGCAACTGCCGCGCACCGAGGTGGCGGTGGATGCGGACCGGGCGGCCGATGTGCGGGCCCGGCTGCTCGCGGCCCGCGAGGAGCGGGCGCATCCCGGACGGGACGACAAGGTGGTGGCGGCCTGGAACGGTCTGGCGATCGCCGCGCTCGCCGAGACCGGCGCGTACTTCGACCGTCCTGATCTGATCGAGCGCGCCACCGAGGCGGCCGACCTGCTGGTCCGGGTCCATATGGGTGATGTCGCCCGGCTGGCCCGGACGTCCAAGGACGGCCGGACGGGAGACAACGCCGGGGTGCTGGAGGACTACGGCGATGTCGCGGAGGGTTTCCTCGCGCTGGCCGCCGTCACCGGCGAGGGTGTCTGGCTGGAGTTCGCCGGCTTCCTGCTCGACATCGTGCTCCAGCACTTCACCGGCGAGGGCGGGCAGCTGTACGACACGGCGGACGACGCGGAACAGCTGATCCGCCGCCCGCAGGACCCCACCGACAGTGCGACTCCGGCGGGCTGGACGGCGGCGGCCGGGGCGCTGCTCTCCTACGCGGCACACACCGGCTCGGAGGCCCATCGCACCGCCGCGGAGGGTGCGCTGGGTGTGGTGAAGGCGCTCGGGCCGCGGGTGCCGCGGTTCATCGGGTGGGGACTCGCGGTCGCGGAGGCGCTGCTCGACGGTCCGCGCGAAGTGGCGGTCACCGGTCCGGTCGGCGGCGAACTGCACCGCACGGCGCTGCTGGGGCGGGCGCCGGGCGCGGTGGTCGCAGCGGGTGCGACGGGCGGTACGGAGTTTCCGCTGCTGATGGACCGGCCGATGGTGGACGGAGCGCCGACGGCGTACGTCTGCCGGCACTTCGTGTGCGATGCGCCGACGACGGATGCGCAGGAGCTGGCGCGGAAGCTCGGGGGGTGA
- a CDS encoding recombinase family protein, which produces MREDHATLVGLGLGPEQLEALGLDRPATAEPSGLMDVYLRCSNKKEDLATLRGHLRDVVRWAQTNGVQIRHVWFEQLSASKSYVRRREFEKATQAIMDGKSKTLGVWKTDRFDRRGMGAVGRMLDEFDRRQSRLVSVSERLDSSQGGRMVFAILSEHAREEAKDMAKRVKIGHDSRKAEGRRGTGRPPFGLYGAPGSGKVEPHPGEYGAARRLADLLLDNKTTRDTAHKLNEEGYRTRSGATWSPTAVSKLAQSPLFAGMVPVRLRRTDEHGNPLGSWEGYGEPMRDERGEIVMCGTGVVTPAEWFRIKVLIAERTDERWAKSKPEAKYLGTGSYRCGRMRDKRGTGELELCGGLMSHRGGRYRCGVRQTRGKSICEGLVTLADRIDRAVGQAWISHITALEPDDPVVVEIARRWLAFADPERQVKKEEVQKALEAAQKRVKKLEEDFYVYGKMHEERFEELSEGQRAVIESTTATLEALDAEADLSPRMQVETMREAWEAAGMADKRMLLKCALGKKGITVKPAARQGDHTPILERLEFDWLSRKDVTAGA; this is translated from the coding sequence ATGCGCGAGGATCACGCGACGCTGGTGGGGTTGGGGCTTGGTCCGGAGCAATTGGAAGCTCTGGGGCTGGACAGGCCCGCGACGGCGGAACCGTCCGGGCTCATGGACGTCTACCTGCGATGCAGTAACAAGAAGGAGGACCTGGCCACGCTGCGAGGGCACTTGCGCGACGTGGTGCGTTGGGCGCAGACGAACGGTGTCCAGATCCGGCACGTCTGGTTCGAGCAGCTCTCGGCGTCCAAGTCCTACGTTCGGCGACGGGAGTTCGAGAAGGCCACACAAGCAATCATGGACGGGAAGTCCAAGACGCTCGGTGTATGGAAAACGGACCGCTTCGACCGGCGCGGCATGGGCGCGGTCGGTCGGATGCTCGATGAGTTCGACCGCCGGCAATCGCGGCTCGTGTCCGTTTCGGAGAGGCTGGACTCATCTCAGGGAGGCCGTATGGTCTTCGCCATCCTGAGTGAGCACGCCAGGGAGGAAGCGAAGGACATGGCGAAGCGCGTCAAGATCGGCCATGACTCCCGCAAGGCGGAGGGCCGACGAGGAACGGGCAGGCCACCGTTCGGTCTCTACGGTGCCCCCGGAAGCGGAAAGGTCGAACCCCACCCTGGCGAGTACGGCGCGGCCCGGCGGTTGGCGGACTTGTTGCTCGACAACAAGACGACGAGAGACACGGCCCACAAGCTCAATGAGGAGGGATACCGGACCCGGAGCGGCGCCACGTGGTCGCCCACGGCAGTGAGCAAGCTCGCTCAGTCCCCGCTCTTCGCGGGCATGGTCCCGGTTCGGCTGCGCAGGACGGACGAGCACGGTAACCCCTTGGGTAGTTGGGAGGGGTACGGCGAGCCGATGCGTGACGAGAGGGGCGAGATCGTCATGTGTGGCACGGGGGTTGTCACCCCAGCCGAATGGTTCAGGATCAAGGTGCTCATCGCTGAGCGAACCGATGAGCGCTGGGCAAAGAGCAAGCCGGAGGCGAAATACCTCGGGACGGGGAGCTACCGGTGCGGTCGGATGCGGGACAAGAGGGGCACGGGAGAATTGGAACTGTGTGGTGGCCTGATGAGCCATCGTGGAGGGCGCTACCGGTGCGGAGTCCGGCAGACGCGCGGCAAGTCCATCTGCGAAGGGCTCGTAACCCTCGCCGACCGCATCGATCGAGCGGTGGGGCAAGCGTGGATCAGTCACATCACGGCGCTGGAACCCGATGACCCGGTGGTCGTTGAAATAGCCCGTCGGTGGCTCGCCTTCGCGGACCCCGAAAGACAGGTGAAGAAGGAAGAGGTGCAGAAGGCCCTCGAAGCTGCGCAGAAGCGCGTGAAGAAGCTCGAAGAGGACTTCTACGTGTACGGGAAGATGCATGAAGAGCGCTTCGAGGAACTCAGCGAGGGACAGCGCGCCGTCATCGAGAGCACGACCGCGACCCTTGAAGCGTTGGACGCGGAAGCCGACCTCTCGCCCCGCATGCAGGTCGAAACTATGCGTGAGGCATGGGAGGCGGCGGGCATGGCGGACAAACGGATGCTTCTGAAGTGCGCCCTCGGGAAGAAGGGCATCACGGTCAAGCCCGCTGCCCGGCAGGGGGACCACACCCCGATTCTGGAGCGGCTTGAGTTCGACTGGCTCTCCAGGAAGGACGTCACCGCCGGGGCATGA
- a CDS encoding tetratricopeptide repeat protein has translation MRDSHRAEAERLLVRAVEEEVRRSGGRTDAAGLLARGRAALDSLVADAGEEYTAYVQALDAMEAGQQPLSQRLSKATMGTPLLVTGVAAVAAFGADVALGTAAGPALGAGAVVAVAGAAATVAKVTASHWPAAHRKAGALGQPGGPEQLRLQWLAALEVRGIRPFLDQQRMLTASSRAPKKKAATVVPQLRGGDRSAAARTRSLLGQSFSHLPAPDGPFAGRRAELAQIARWVHAARASTETKPTVVVLHGEPGSGRTTLAVRAAHELKDQFRGACVVDLRSDVTGENPLPTRDALLHLLNRLGAPREQLLFREGGSPGRAGSKAWGGSSAEQQVRRLGELYHQHLTGTPVTVVLDDAGDPAQVRMLIPERSDSLVLVTARAPLDLPADIPAWVHQLPVGPLDAAGAEELLGASAEEQELGPYDSQSTDTIIELCGGLPLALRVAGSSLGARTRSSLAADLAGYGPVAPVERTLWLRYTDQSEQARRLLRRLALAGRASLGAAAAAALLSAEEQEAQRLLTVLCRAGLLDHVRGSRYRLHDLVRGFALARLLDEEEAAERTAAQERLIHNYAELAGAVIRMVDGKMSTRAGQFGSHGFASLDAALRWLDDESSFITSALRHAEGVDQGAVLDLLGALCDYCLLRGDLYRLGEISELTQAVDKGLLERSVQWRTGIAARQLGELDKARTTLSSVVGLYREAQNKAGTALALCSLGITLHHQGNLTEAVVRLREAIGLQSSDGQATDRAWSLHALAAVERDRGRIAEALALLDTALILHREGESLHGEAWARFQLGQTLLRMGDVAGADEALRTALDLYGRTRDERGEAWALTQLARARLLDGEAAPAVDELRRALSLHRDSEDARGEAWTLYYLGQALEETGDTDQAVRELERARTMFSRMRDVYGLACARHHSGRVTRDQRAAQTGNLRNSGFARQLLVDARADFRRIGVAHGEAWTCLELVLIDAGNNRAPQALALCDEAAQLFDSYGDTRGADWARFLRCTLLPYASAGGTEVGTVVAQQELADLLGAGHPTRDNKLEDCAEAFTVVLNRGVDLEDGWQAWRLGMTPTRHAREIMGVPVGARP, from the coding sequence ATGCGGGACAGCCACCGGGCTGAAGCCGAACGGCTGTTGGTACGCGCCGTGGAGGAAGAGGTACGCCGATCCGGCGGCCGGACCGACGCCGCGGGGCTGCTGGCGCGCGGGCGGGCCGCCCTCGATTCCCTGGTGGCCGACGCGGGCGAGGAGTACACCGCGTATGTCCAGGCACTCGACGCGATGGAGGCCGGACAGCAGCCCCTGTCGCAGCGACTCAGCAAGGCGACGATGGGAACCCCGCTTCTGGTGACGGGAGTTGCCGCGGTTGCGGCGTTCGGCGCGGATGTCGCGCTCGGCACCGCGGCCGGGCCGGCGCTCGGCGCGGGCGCCGTCGTCGCCGTCGCGGGCGCCGCGGCCACCGTCGCCAAGGTGACCGCCTCGCACTGGCCCGCCGCCCACCGGAAGGCGGGCGCGCTGGGTCAGCCCGGCGGTCCCGAGCAGCTGCGGCTGCAGTGGCTGGCGGCGCTGGAGGTACGGGGCATACGCCCGTTCCTGGACCAGCAGCGGATGCTGACCGCGTCGTCCCGTGCGCCGAAGAAGAAGGCCGCCACGGTCGTGCCTCAGCTGCGCGGCGGGGATCGCAGTGCGGCGGCGCGCACCCGGTCGCTGCTCGGCCAGTCCTTCAGTCATCTGCCCGCCCCCGACGGGCCGTTCGCGGGCCGCCGGGCCGAGCTGGCGCAGATCGCCCGGTGGGTGCACGCGGCCCGGGCCTCGACGGAGACGAAGCCGACCGTCGTCGTGCTGCACGGCGAGCCCGGGTCGGGCCGCACCACCCTCGCCGTGCGGGCGGCACACGAACTGAAGGACCAGTTCCGGGGCGCCTGCGTGGTGGATCTGCGCTCCGACGTCACCGGCGAGAACCCGCTGCCGACCCGTGACGCACTGCTGCATCTGCTGAACCGCCTGGGCGCGCCCCGCGAGCAGCTGCTGTTCCGGGAGGGGGGCTCCCCCGGTCGCGCGGGGTCGAAGGCCTGGGGAGGGTCCTCGGCGGAGCAGCAGGTGCGACGGCTCGGCGAGCTGTACCACCAGCATCTGACCGGTACGCCGGTGACGGTCGTCCTCGACGACGCCGGCGACCCGGCGCAGGTCCGCATGCTCATCCCCGAGCGCTCCGACAGCCTGGTCCTCGTCACCGCCCGTGCGCCCCTGGACCTGCCCGCCGACATCCCGGCCTGGGTGCATCAGCTGCCGGTGGGGCCTCTGGACGCGGCGGGCGCGGAGGAGCTGCTGGGCGCGTCGGCCGAGGAGCAGGAGCTGGGGCCGTACGACTCCCAGTCGACCGACACCATCATCGAGCTGTGCGGCGGCCTGCCACTGGCGCTGCGCGTCGCGGGCTCCTCGCTCGGGGCGCGTACCCGCAGCTCGCTGGCCGCCGATCTCGCCGGATACGGTCCGGTCGCCCCTGTCGAGCGGACCCTGTGGCTGCGCTACACCGACCAGTCCGAGCAGGCGCGGCGGCTGCTGCGCCGGCTCGCGCTGGCCGGGCGCGCCAGCCTGGGCGCGGCGGCGGCCGCGGCGCTGCTGTCCGCCGAGGAGCAGGAGGCGCAGCGGCTGCTGACGGTCCTGTGCCGGGCCGGGCTCCTCGATCATGTGCGGGGCTCGCGCTACCGGCTGCACGATCTGGTGCGGGGCTTCGCCCTGGCCCGGCTGCTCGACGAGGAGGAGGCGGCGGAGCGTACGGCCGCGCAGGAGCGGCTGATCCACAACTATGCGGAGCTCGCCGGTGCGGTGATCCGGATGGTGGACGGCAAGATGTCGACCCGGGCGGGGCAGTTCGGCTCGCACGGCTTCGCCTCGCTGGACGCGGCGCTGCGCTGGCTGGACGACGAGTCGAGCTTCATCACCTCCGCGCTGCGGCACGCGGAGGGTGTCGACCAGGGGGCCGTGCTGGATCTGCTGGGCGCGCTGTGCGACTACTGCCTGCTGCGCGGCGACCTCTACCGGCTGGGCGAGATCAGCGAGTTGACGCAGGCCGTCGACAAGGGGCTGCTCGAGCGGTCGGTCCAGTGGCGTACGGGTATCGCGGCCCGGCAGCTCGGTGAGCTGGACAAGGCGCGTACCACCCTGTCCTCGGTCGTCGGCCTCTACCGTGAGGCGCAGAACAAGGCGGGTACGGCGCTGGCGCTGTGCTCGCTCGGCATCACCTTGCACCACCAGGGCAATCTGACCGAGGCGGTGGTGCGATTGCGCGAGGCGATCGGGCTGCAGTCCTCGGACGGGCAGGCCACGGACCGGGCGTGGTCGCTGCATGCGCTGGCCGCCGTGGAGCGTGACCGTGGTCGTATCGCCGAGGCGCTGGCCCTCCTCGACACGGCGCTGATCCTGCACCGGGAGGGCGAGTCGCTGCACGGCGAGGCGTGGGCGCGGTTCCAGCTGGGCCAGACCTTGCTGCGGATGGGCGATGTGGCGGGGGCCGACGAGGCGCTGCGCACGGCGCTGGATCTGTACGGCCGCACCCGTGACGAGCGCGGCGAGGCCTGGGCGCTGACCCAGCTGGCGCGCGCCCGGCTGCTCGACGGCGAGGCGGCCCCGGCGGTCGACGAGCTGCGCCGGGCGTTGTCCCTGCACCGGGACAGCGAGGACGCGCGCGGTGAGGCGTGGACGCTGTACTACCTGGGGCAGGCCCTGGAGGAGACCGGTGACACCGATCAGGCGGTACGGGAGCTGGAGCGGGCGCGCACGATGTTCTCCCGGATGCGGGACGTGTACGGGCTGGCGTGTGCCCGGCACCACTCGGGCCGGGTCACCCGCGACCAGCGGGCCGCCCAGACCGGCAATCTGCGCAACTCCGGCTTCGCCCGGCAGCTCCTGGTCGACGCCCGGGCCGACTTCCGGCGGATCGGTGTCGCCCACGGCGAGGCGTGGACGTGTCTGGAGCTGGTCCTGATCGACGCGGGCAACAACCGCGCCCCGCAGGCGCTGGCCCTGTGCGACGAGGCGGCGCAGCTGTTCGACTCGTACGGCGACACGCGGGGCGCCGACTGGGCCCGCTTCCTGCGCTGCACACTGCTGCCGTACGCGTCGGCGGGCGGCACGGAGGTGGGCACGGTGGTGGCCCAGCAGGAACTCGCCGACCTGCTCGGGGCCGGCCATCCGACCCGCGACAACAAGCTGGAGGACTGCGCGGAGGCGTTCACGGTGGTCCTGAACCGCGGGGTCGACCTGGAGGACGGCTGGCAGGCCTGGCGCCTGGGCATGACCCCGACCCGCCACGCCCGCGAAATCATGGGCGTACCGGTGGGGGCGAGGCCGTAG
- the mca gene encoding mycothiol conjugate amidase Mca, with amino-acid sequence MTEQLRLMAVHAHPDDESSKGAATMAKYVSEGVDVLVVTCTGGERGSILNPKLQGDAYIQEHIHEVRKKEMDEAREILGVKQEWLGFVDSGLPEGDPLPPLPEGCFALEDDEKAAARLVRSIRAFRPHVITTYDENGGYPHPDHIMTHKISMIAFDGAADTETFPEVEFGPAWQPQKLYYNQGFNRPRTVALHEALLARGLESPYGEWLERWKEFERVERTLTTHVPCAEFFEIRDKALIAHATQIDPDGGWFRVPMDIQREVWPTEEYELAKSLVDTSLPESDLFAGIRDNA; translated from the coding sequence TTGACTGAGCAGCTTCGACTGATGGCCGTACACGCCCACCCCGACGACGAGTCGAGCAAGGGCGCGGCCACCATGGCCAAGTATGTGTCCGAGGGGGTGGACGTGCTGGTCGTGACCTGCACGGGCGGTGAGCGCGGCTCCATCCTCAACCCGAAACTCCAGGGCGACGCGTACATCCAGGAGCACATCCACGAGGTACGCAAGAAGGAGATGGACGAGGCCCGGGAGATCCTGGGCGTCAAGCAGGAGTGGCTCGGCTTCGTCGACTCCGGGCTGCCCGAGGGCGACCCGCTGCCGCCGCTGCCCGAGGGCTGCTTCGCGCTGGAGGACGACGAGAAGGCGGCGGCGCGTCTCGTCCGGAGCATCCGCGCGTTCCGTCCGCACGTCATCACCACGTACGACGAGAACGGTGGGTACCCCCACCCCGACCACATCATGACCCACAAGATCTCGATGATCGCGTTCGACGGCGCCGCGGACACCGAGACGTTCCCCGAGGTGGAGTTCGGCCCGGCCTGGCAGCCGCAGAAGCTCTACTACAACCAGGGCTTCAACCGTCCGCGCACGGTCGCGCTGCACGAGGCGCTGCTCGCCCGCGGCCTGGAGTCGCCGTACGGCGAGTGGCTGGAGCGCTGGAAGGAGTTCGAGCGCGTCGAGCGGACGCTGACCACCCACGTTCCGTGCGCCGAGTTCTTCGAGATCCGGGACAAGGCGCTGATCGCGCACGCCACCCAGATCGACCCCGACGGCGGCTGGTTCCGGGTTCCGATGGACATCCAGCGGGAGGTCTGGCCGACCGAGGAGTACGAGCTGGCGAAGTCTCTCGTCGATACGTCCCTCCCCGAGAGCGACCTCTTCGCGGGCATCCGCGACAATGCCTGA
- a CDS encoding DUF4307 domain-containing protein has product MTAVREALPEGRYGRSADERADRKLRIIGAMLGVALLGVVGWIGYDYVAGQKISAEVIKFKIVSAERVDVHLEVRKDRDAKGYCTLRSQRVDGDDVARKDIRFDDRSDRIDRIVSLRTTSRATSVELLGCTADGGASR; this is encoded by the coding sequence ATGACTGCGGTGCGTGAAGCACTTCCGGAGGGCCGATACGGGCGCTCCGCGGACGAGCGCGCGGACCGCAAGCTCAGGATCATCGGCGCGATGCTGGGCGTCGCACTGCTCGGCGTGGTCGGCTGGATCGGTTACGACTACGTGGCGGGCCAGAAGATCAGCGCCGAGGTGATCAAGTTCAAGATTGTCTCGGCCGAGCGGGTCGACGTCCACCTGGAGGTCCGCAAGGACCGGGACGCGAAGGGCTACTGCACGCTCCGCTCGCAGCGCGTGGACGGCGACGACGTGGCCCGGAAGGACATCCGGTTCGACGACCGCTCCGACCGGATCGACCGGATCGTCTCGTTGCGTACGACGTCACGGGCGACCAGCGTGGAATTGCTGGGCTGCACCGCCGACGGCGGGGCGTCGCGTTGA
- the greA gene encoding transcription elongation factor GreA — protein sequence MTQTSENVTWLTQEAYNQLKAELEYLSGPARTEIAVKIAAAREEGDLRENGGYHAAKEEQGKMELRVRQLTQLLEHAKVGEAPADDGVVEPGMVVTIAFDGDPDDTMTFLLASREYASADIETYSPQSPLGSGVNGKKMGEDAEYELPNGKKASVKILEAKPYTG from the coding sequence GTGACCCAGACCAGCGAAAACGTCACCTGGCTCACGCAGGAGGCGTACAACCAGCTCAAGGCCGAGCTGGAGTACCTGTCTGGTCCCGCGCGCACGGAGATCGCCGTAAAGATCGCGGCGGCCCGTGAGGAGGGTGACCTCCGGGAGAACGGCGGGTACCACGCGGCCAAGGAGGAGCAGGGCAAGATGGAGTTGCGGGTGCGCCAGCTCACCCAGCTCCTGGAGCATGCGAAGGTCGGCGAGGCCCCCGCCGACGACGGCGTGGTCGAGCCCGGCATGGTCGTCACCATCGCGTTCGACGGCGATCCCGACGACACCATGACGTTCCTGCTCGCCTCCCGCGAGTACGCGAGCGCGGACATCGAGACGTACTCCCCGCAGTCTCCGCTCGGTTCCGGCGTGAACGGCAAGAAGATGGGTGAGGACGCCGAGTACGAGCTGCCGAACGGCAAGAAGGCCTCGGTGAAGATCCTCGAGGCGAAGCCGTACACGGGCTGA